A single Chitinophagales bacterium DNA region contains:
- a CDS encoding Uma2 family endonuclease — MKEYKEHTPDTVNEPDLSGTYTAADYLQWKMEEFAELIRGKIFKMSPAPTINHQRIAKKFLMNLEVFFTNTPCELFFAPVDVYLVKPGQHYKKTKNIVEPDLCVVCDESKLKDFGCVGAPDLVVEILSPSTQGRDQKDKFELYEEYGVREYWIVSPENRSVILNVLEDGKYKIYRPRIESETLQSVIFPDLKVELKEVFKDVKS, encoded by the coding sequence ATGAAAGAATATAAAGAACACACACCCGACACCGTCAACGAACCCGACCTGAGTGGCACCTATACCGCTGCAGATTATTTGCAATGGAAAATGGAGGAATTTGCAGAATTAATTCGCGGCAAGATTTTCAAGATGAGTCCTGCACCTACAATTAATCATCAAAGAATAGCAAAGAAATTTTTGATGAACTTAGAAGTTTTTTTTACAAATACTCCTTGCGAACTATTCTTTGCACCTGTTGATGTTTACCTGGTAAAGCCCGGGCAACATTACAAGAAAACAAAGAATATTGTAGAGCCAGACCTTTGCGTGGTATGCGATGAAAGTAAATTAAAAGATTTCGGCTGTGTAGGTGCTCCTGATCTAGTAGTGGAAATTCTTTCACCTTCTACACAGGGCAGGGATCAAAAAGATAAGTTTGAGTTGTATGAGGAATATGGCGTGCGTGAATATTGGATCGTTTCGCCAGAAAACCGCTCAGTAATCCTCAATGTACTGGAAGACGGAAAATACAAAATCTACCGACCTCGAATAGAATCAGAAACACTTCAATCTGTGATATTCCCTGATTTGAAAGTTGAGCTGAAAGAGGTCTTTAAGGATGTGAAATCTTAA
- a CDS encoding Uma2 family endonuclease encodes MKEYKEHTPDTVNEPDLSGTYTAADYLQWKMEEFAELIRGNIFKMSPAPSSDHQEVSSKLTLRMGNYFEKKDCRFFSAPFDVYLVKPNQDYKKSKNIVEPDFCVICNEQKIRKIGCVGAPDLIVEILSPSTRNRDQKDKFELYEEYGVREYWIVSPENRSVILSVLDNGKYRPLRPCTEPETLQSVIFPELKVELKEVFKNVMFE; translated from the coding sequence ATGAAAGAATATAAAGAACATACGCCCGACACCGTCAACGAACCCGACCTGAGCGGTACTTACACTGCTGCGGATTACCTGCAATGGAAAATGGAGGAATTTGCGGAGCTGATCCGAGGTAATATTTTTAAGATGAGCCCTGCACCTTCCAGTGATCATCAGGAAGTTTCTTCAAAACTGACTTTACGAATGGGTAATTATTTTGAAAAAAAAGATTGTAGGTTTTTTTCTGCCCCCTTTGATGTCTATTTGGTAAAACCCAATCAAGATTACAAAAAGTCCAAAAACATTGTTGAACCTGATTTCTGTGTAATATGCAATGAACAAAAAATCAGAAAGATTGGCTGCGTGGGGGCGCCCGATCTTATAGTGGAAATCCTTTCTCCCTCGACCCGTAACAGGGATCAAAAGGATAAATTTGAACTCTACGAGGAGTATGGCGTAAGGGAGTATTGGATCGTTTCGCCAGAAAACCGCTCGGTAATCCTGAGCGTGCTAGATAATGGAAAATACAGACCCTTACGCCCCTGCACAGAGCCCGAAACACTTCAATCCGTTATTTTTCCTGAATTGAAAGTTGAATTGAAAGAGGTTTTCAAAAATGTAATGTTTGAATAG
- a CDS encoding Uma2 family endonuclease — MKNYKAHKDNRPDTVNEPDLSGTYTAADYLQWKMEEFAELIRGKIFKMSPAPSRYHQNISREILRVFLPYFSKKCELFHPPFDVYLVKTEQHYKKTKNIVEPDLCVVCDDSKLKDFGCVGAPDLVVEILSPSTQGRDQKDKFELYEEYGVREYWIVSPENRSVILNVLEDGKYKTLRPRIESETLQSVIFPDLKVELKEVFKDVKYK, encoded by the coding sequence ATGAAAAATTATAAAGCACATAAAGACAACAGACCCGATACGGTAAACGAACCCGACCTGAGTGGCACCTATACCGCTGCTGATTACCTGCAATGGAAAATGGAGGAATTTGCAGAGCTGATCCGCGGTAAGATTTTTAAGATGAGTCCTGCTCCTTCAAGGTATCACCAAAATATTTCAAGGGAGATTTTGAGAGTATTCTTGCCCTATTTTTCTAAAAAGTGTGAATTGTTTCATCCTCCTTTCGATGTGTATCTTGTGAAAACAGAGCAACATTACAAGAAAACAAAGAACATAGTTGAGCCAGATCTTTGCGTGGTATGTGATGATAGCAAACTGAAAGATTTCGGTTGTGTAGGCGCTCCCGATCTGGTAGTTGAAATTCTTTCCCCTTCTACACAGGGCAGGGACCAAAAAGATAAATTTGAGTTGTATGAGGAATATGGCGTGCGTGAATACTGGATCGTTTCGCCAGAAAACCGTTCGGTGATCCTCAATGTATTGGAAGATGGAAAATACAAAACCTTACGGCCGCGAATAGAATCAGAAACACTTCAATCTGTGATATTCCCTGATTTGAAAGTTGAGCTGAAAGAGGTTTTTAAGGATGTGAAATATAAGTAA
- a CDS encoding Uma2 family endonuclease translates to MSDKEHSPDTVNEPDLSGPYTAADYLQWDLGYMVELIRGKVYKMKPNPSTDHQAVLGQLLLNLYDFAKINKYEFFHGPLDIYLVKAGQDYKETQNIVEPDLTITCNPDKIKNFGCVGSPDLIIEILSPHTNIKDQKDKFELYEEYGVREYWIVSITARSVILNVLENGKYKTLRPRVESETLQSVIFPELKVELKEVFKNVMFE, encoded by the coding sequence ATGTCCGATAAAGAACACAGCCCCGATACTGTAAACGAACCCGACCTGAGCGGCCCCTATACCGCTGCGGATTACCTGCAATGGGATTTGGGGTATATGGTCGAGTTAATCCGTGGAAAGGTATATAAAATGAAGCCTAATCCTTCAACCGACCATCAAGCTGTATTAGGCCAGTTGTTGCTTAATCTGTATGATTTTGCTAAAATTAATAAATATGAATTCTTTCACGGTCCTTTAGACATATATCTTGTGAAAGCTGGACAGGATTACAAAGAAACCCAAAACATAGTTGAACCAGATCTTACAATAACGTGCAATCCTGATAAAATAAAAAACTTCGGTTGCGTTGGCAGTCCCGATTTGATAATTGAAATTTTATCCCCTCACACTAATATTAAGGATCAAAAGGACAAGTTTGAACTCTATGAGGAATATGGAGTTAGAGAATATTGGATTGTATCAATCACAGCACGTTCTGTAATTTTAAATGTTTTGGAAAATGGAAAGTACAAAACCTTACGACCCCGAGTAGAATCCGAAACACTTCAATCCGTTATTTTTCCTGAATTGAAAGTTGAATTGAAAGAGGTTTTCAAAAATGTAATGTTTGAATAG
- a CDS encoding acyl-CoA dehydrogenase family protein translates to MSEVATEKSQLLKGGEFLIRPSKAEDVFIREDLNEEQQMIGQTVKDFVNSEILPNLDRIDKQEEGLTISLLDKAAELGLLSTALPEEYGGMGIDFNSNSVLIEEFGKAHSFSVSLGAHIGIGTLPILYFGNKEQKEKYLPKLATGELKAAYCLTEPGSGSDALAAKTKAVLSEDGKHYVMNGQKMWITNGGFADVFVVFAKIDGEKFTGFIVHADYEGVSRGAEEDKMGIKGSSTRQIFFNNVKVPKENVLGEIGKGHKIAFNILNIGRFKLCAGVLGGSKKAFDVAVNYSNEREQFGKSISNFGAIKHKLAEMAIKIYVTDSITYRTSDLIQQKEEQLLAKGKSYEDSILGAAEEYAIECAMLKFYGSETLDYVVDEALQIYGGMGFSEEAPVARAYRDARINRIFEGTNEINRMLTVDMLVRRAMNGKLDIMTPAMAVQKELMSVPDFGGDDDSGLFAAEKKALENVRKAILMTAGAAFQKLQQKMKHEQEVVMNIADMLTELYACESAMLRTEKLANLKGEEAVSAQIAAVKVYFSDALERINLSGKHALTAFAEGDELRMMLMGIKRFTKYEFVNTKALRREIAAKLIDDNAYSL, encoded by the coding sequence ATGAGCGAAGTAGCTACAGAAAAAAGCCAATTGCTTAAAGGAGGGGAATTCTTGATTCGTCCTTCCAAGGCAGAGGATGTCTTTATAAGGGAAGACCTCAACGAAGAGCAACAAATGATCGGGCAAACCGTGAAAGATTTTGTAAACAGCGAAATCCTACCCAATCTCGATAGAATTGACAAACAAGAAGAAGGCCTTACGATTTCATTGCTGGATAAAGCAGCAGAATTGGGCTTATTGAGCACTGCCCTACCTGAAGAATACGGTGGTATGGGCATCGATTTCAATTCCAATTCCGTGTTGATTGAGGAATTTGGTAAAGCCCATTCGTTCTCGGTTTCATTGGGGGCACATATTGGAATCGGTACTCTACCCATTTTGTATTTTGGAAACAAAGAGCAAAAAGAAAAATATCTTCCAAAATTGGCCACTGGCGAATTGAAAGCGGCTTATTGCTTGACCGAGCCAGGTTCAGGATCGGATGCATTGGCAGCCAAAACCAAAGCTGTATTGTCAGAAGATGGCAAGCATTATGTAATGAACGGACAAAAAATGTGGATCACCAATGGTGGATTTGCAGATGTATTTGTGGTTTTTGCCAAAATTGATGGCGAGAAGTTCACCGGTTTTATTGTTCATGCTGATTATGAAGGTGTTTCAAGAGGAGCAGAAGAGGATAAAATGGGGATCAAAGGATCTTCAACCCGACAGATTTTCTTCAACAATGTAAAAGTGCCCAAGGAAAATGTTTTGGGAGAAATTGGAAAAGGACATAAAATTGCCTTTAACATCCTGAATATTGGCCGCTTTAAATTGTGTGCCGGTGTATTGGGTGGTTCTAAAAAAGCTTTCGATGTAGCTGTTAACTACAGCAATGAGCGCGAGCAATTTGGCAAATCCATTTCCAATTTTGGCGCCATTAAGCACAAATTGGCAGAAATGGCCATTAAAATTTACGTTACGGATTCCATTACCTATAGAACCAGTGATTTGATTCAGCAGAAAGAAGAACAATTGTTGGCAAAAGGAAAAAGCTACGAAGACTCAATTCTTGGAGCTGCCGAGGAATATGCTATTGAATGTGCCATGCTTAAATTCTACGGCTCTGAGACTTTGGATTATGTAGTGGATGAAGCACTTCAGATTTATGGCGGAATGGGCTTTTCAGAAGAAGCTCCTGTAGCAAGGGCTTACCGCGATGCGCGTATCAATCGTATTTTTGAAGGTACCAACGAAATCAACAGAATGTTGACCGTTGACATGCTCGTTCGTAGGGCCATGAACGGAAAACTGGATATTATGACACCTGCTATGGCTGTGCAAAAAGAATTGATGTCAGTGCCAGATTTCGGTGGAGATGATGACAGTGGACTTTTTGCTGCTGAGAAAAAAGCTTTGGAGAATGTTCGAAAAGCAATTTTGATGACAGCCGGAGCTGCATTCCAGAAACTGCAACAAAAAATGAAGCACGAGCAGGAAGTAGTGATGAACATTGCCGATATGCTGACAGAATTGTATGCTTGCGAATCTGCCATGTTGCGCACTGAGAAATTGGCAAATCTCAAAGGAGAAGAAGCCGTTTCTGCTCAGATTGCTGCTGTTAAAGTTTATTTCAGCGATGCACTGGAGCGCATTAATCTTTCAGGTAAACACGCTTTGACAGCATTTGCAGAAGGCGATGAATTGCGGATGATGTTGATGGGTATCAAAAGATTCACCAAATATGAATTTGTAAATACCAAAGCCTTGCGCAGGGAAATTGCCGCAAAATTGATTGACGACAATGCTTACAGTTTGTAA
- a CDS encoding acyl-CoA dehydrogenase family protein: protein MSAVAEKKKVLKGGEFVIAETEANSIFIREDLTEEQQMFGQTASDFVEKKVWPFVPEIDKGDHDKVVSLLNEAGELGLLGAGIPEEYGGLGVDFNTDSVLAEEIGKSHSFGVAVAAHTGIGTLPILYFGTEEQKQKYLPDLASGVKKAAYCLTEPGSGSDALAAKTKAILSDDGKHYTITGNKMWITNSGFADVFIVFAKIDGEKFTGFIVDADAENIKLGAEEDKMGIKGSSTRQVFFEGVEVPADNVLGEIGKGHKIAFNVLNIGRYKLCAMVLGGAKAAATKAINYSNEREQFGTAISSFGAIQHKLAEMAIKIYAVESATYRTSGLINDMIENLVEDGKDPVEAKLIAAEEYSIECAMLKVLGSEALDYVVDETVQVYGGMGFSEEAPAARAYRDSRINRIFEGTNEINRLLSVGMLVKKAMKGELDLMSPAMAVQKELMSVPDFGGEDDDSVFANERKALKNAKKAFLMVAGAAVQKFMNKLDKQQEILMNTSDVLMQIFTAESAILRTEKLIASRGVEDCAIYVDMTKTYVSDALEQMNISGKHAIVGFAEGDELRMMLMGLKRFTKIEPFNTIAARRRVAAKLIDANKYAF from the coding sequence ATGAGTGCTGTAGCAGAAAAGAAAAAAGTACTAAAAGGCGGTGAATTTGTCATTGCCGAAACAGAAGCAAACTCAATTTTCATTCGCGAGGACCTTACGGAAGAACAACAAATGTTTGGACAAACGGCCAGCGATTTTGTAGAGAAAAAAGTTTGGCCTTTCGTTCCTGAAATTGACAAAGGCGATCACGATAAAGTCGTTAGTCTTTTGAATGAAGCCGGGGAACTCGGATTGCTCGGAGCAGGAATTCCAGAAGAATACGGTGGTCTTGGAGTAGATTTCAATACCGATTCCGTATTGGCCGAGGAAATTGGAAAAAGTCATTCTTTTGGTGTAGCCGTGGCTGCCCATACTGGAATTGGCACCTTGCCCATTTTATATTTTGGAACAGAAGAGCAAAAGCAAAAATATTTGCCGGATTTGGCTTCAGGTGTAAAAAAAGCTGCTTACTGTTTGACCGAGCCAGGTTCAGGGTCTGATGCATTGGCTGCCAAAACCAAAGCTATACTTTCTGACGATGGAAAACATTATACCATCACGGGAAATAAAATGTGGATCACCAATAGTGGCTTTGCAGATGTTTTTATAGTATTTGCAAAAATTGATGGAGAAAAATTCACAGGTTTTATTGTAGATGCCGATGCTGAAAATATCAAGCTCGGTGCCGAGGAAGACAAAATGGGTATCAAGGGTTCTTCTACCCGCCAGGTGTTTTTTGAAGGCGTGGAAGTTCCTGCTGATAATGTATTGGGAGAAATTGGCAAAGGACATAAAATTGCGTTTAACGTATTGAATATTGGCCGTTATAAATTGTGTGCAATGGTATTGGGCGGTGCAAAAGCTGCTGCTACCAAGGCCATTAACTATTCCAATGAAAGAGAGCAGTTTGGCACAGCTATTTCAAGTTTTGGTGCCATTCAGCACAAATTGGCAGAAATGGCCATTAAAATTTATGCAGTGGAATCTGCTACTTACCGCACTTCAGGTTTGATCAATGATATGATCGAAAATTTGGTAGAAGATGGGAAAGATCCTGTTGAGGCCAAGTTGATAGCTGCCGAAGAATACAGTATTGAATGTGCGATGTTGAAAGTGCTCGGCTCTGAAGCATTGGATTATGTTGTGGATGAAACAGTTCAGGTATATGGCGGAATGGGCTTTTCAGAAGAAGCACCTGCTGCTCGTGCCTACCGTGATTCCAGGATCAACAGAATATTTGAGGGAACCAACGAAATCAACCGACTTTTGTCCGTTGGCATGTTGGTGAAAAAAGCCATGAAAGGCGAATTAGACTTGATGTCTCCCGCAATGGCCGTACAAAAAGAATTGATGTCAGTGCCAGATTTTGGCGGAGAGGATGATGACAGTGTATTTGCCAATGAGCGCAAAGCATTGAAAAATGCCAAAAAAGCATTTTTGATGGTGGCCGGTGCTGCTGTACAAAAATTCATGAACAAGCTGGATAAGCAACAGGAAATCCTGATGAACACTTCGGATGTTTTGATGCAAATCTTCACGGCTGAATCTGCCATTCTTAGGACTGAAAAATTGATTGCTTCAAGAGGTGTAGAGGATTGTGCCATTTATGTGGACATGACCAAAACCTATGTATCAGATGCATTGGAGCAAATGAATATATCTGGAAAACATGCCATTGTTGGATTTGCCGAAGGCGATGAACTACGCATGATGTTGATGGGATTGAAAAGATTTACCAAAATTGAGCCTTTCAATACCATTGCTGCCAGAAGAAGAGTCGCGGCAAAATTGATTGACGCAAACAAATACGCATTTTAG
- a CDS encoding acetyl-CoA C-acyltransferase: protein MSHAYIVKGYRTAVGKAKKGGFRFVTPVDLAVDVIKHLTAQVPELDPERIDDLIVGNAVPEAEQGLQMARWVAVRALPLGVGGVTVNRYCGSGVETIAMATAKIQSGMAECIIAGGTESMSLVPTVGYKTVPNYEIAKDYPEYYLGMGHTAEKISQEYKVSREDQDDFAYNSHQKAIAAIKEGKFKDEIVPVEVEETYLEGNKRKTRKYTVDTDEGPRADTSKEVLGKLRPAFSLGGSVTAGNSSQTSDGASFVLVMSEKMVKELNLEPVARMVTTATAGLDPSIMGMGPVKAIPKALKQAGMKLNDIEQIELNEAFAAQSLAVIREAGLNPDIINVNGGAIALGHPLGCSGTKLTVQLINEMRRRNQKYGMVTACIGGGQGIAGIYERLS from the coding sequence ATGTCACATGCATATATAGTAAAAGGATACAGAACAGCCGTTGGCAAAGCCAAAAAAGGCGGCTTCAGATTTGTTACTCCGGTTGATTTGGCCGTAGATGTTATCAAGCATCTTACTGCTCAAGTTCCAGAGTTGGATCCTGAAAGAATTGATGATTTAATTGTTGGAAATGCCGTTCCCGAAGCGGAGCAAGGTTTGCAGATGGCCCGTTGGGTTGCTGTAAGAGCACTTCCGCTTGGCGTAGGAGGTGTTACCGTGAATCGCTACTGTGGTTCGGGCGTAGAAACCATTGCTATGGCAACTGCTAAAATCCAATCTGGAATGGCGGAATGTATCATTGCCGGGGGAACAGAATCCATGTCTTTGGTGCCAACCGTAGGATACAAAACCGTACCCAATTATGAAATAGCCAAAGATTACCCCGAATATTATTTGGGAATGGGCCATACGGCTGAGAAAATTTCCCAGGAATATAAAGTTTCAAGAGAAGATCAGGATGATTTCGCCTACAATTCTCATCAAAAAGCAATTGCTGCTATTAAGGAAGGGAAATTCAAAGACGAAATCGTTCCGGTAGAAGTTGAGGAAACTTATTTGGAAGGCAACAAGCGCAAAACAAGAAAATATACAGTGGATACCGATGAAGGGCCAAGAGCGGATACTTCAAAAGAGGTATTGGGTAAATTGCGCCCTGCATTCTCTTTGGGCGGATCGGTAACTGCCGGTAACTCTTCCCAAACTTCTGATGGAGCCTCTTTTGTATTGGTGATGTCAGAAAAAATGGTGAAAGAATTGAACCTAGAGCCAGTTGCAAGAATGGTAACTACCGCTACTGCTGGATTAGATCCAAGCATTATGGGAATGGGCCCGGTAAAAGCCATTCCAAAAGCTTTGAAACAAGCTGGAATGAAATTGAACGACATTGAGCAAATTGAGCTAAATGAAGCTTTTGCTGCACAGTCTTTGGCTGTAATTCGTGAAGCTGGATTGAATCCCGATATCATCAATGTAAATGGAGGAGCCATTGCTCTTGGACACCCACTGGGATGTTCAGGAACAAAACTCACAGTTCAGTTGATTAATGAAATGAGAAGAAGAAACCAGAAATACGGAATGGTTACAGCCTGTATTGGTGGTGGCCAGGGAATTGCTGGAATTTACGAGCGATTGAGTTAA